From Cyprinus carpio isolate SPL01 chromosome A7, ASM1834038v1, whole genome shotgun sequence, a single genomic window includes:
- the LOC109088850 gene encoding transcription initiation factor IIA subunit 2: MAYQLYRNTTLGNSLQESLDELIQTQQITPQLALQVLLQFDKAINTALANRVRNRVNFRGSLNTYRFCDNVWTFVLNDVEFREVTDLVKVDKVKIVACDGKNTGSNAAE, encoded by the exons ATGGCATATCAACTCTACAGAAACACGACACTCGGGAACAGTCTACAGGAGAGTCTTGATGAACTTATTCAG ACTCAACAGATCACTCCACAGTTAGCCCTCCAAGTCCTTTTACAGTTTGATAAAGCTATCAACACAGCACTGGCCAACCGGGTCCGCAACAGGGTCAATTTTAGG GGATCTCTGAACACGTACAGATTCTGTGATAACGTTTGGACGTTTGTTTTAAATGACGTTGAGTTCCGAGAGGTGACGGATCTGGTCAAGGTGGACAAAGTAAAAATTGTAGCATGTGATGGCAAAA ACACTGGGTCTAATGCAGCCGAGTGA